One part of the Hydrogenobacter sp. T-2 genome encodes these proteins:
- the rpsS gene encoding 30S ribosomal protein S19, translating into MWDEYRKLVNKKAWVDPKLWVRIKKMNQTGDRKVIKTYSRDTTIIPEFVGHTIAVHNGKTFVPVYITSEMVGHKLGEFAPTRTFKGHPEKSAKATKKK; encoded by the coding sequence GTGTGGGATGAATACAGAAAGCTGGTAAACAAAAAGGCATGGGTGGATCCAAAGCTCTGGGTAAGGATAAAGAAGATGAACCAAACTGGCGATAGAAAGGTTATAAAAACCTACAGCAGGGACACTACTATAATTCCTGAGTTTGTGGGACACACCATAGCAGTGCATAACGGAAAAACCTTTGTCCCAGTTTATATAACCTCAGAGATGGTGGGTCATAAACTGGGTGAGTTTGCTCCCACAAGAACCTTTAAGGGTCACCCAGAAAAGTCCGCAAAGGCTACAAAGAAGAAGTGA
- the rplV gene encoding 50S ribosomal protein L22: MEARAVLRYAKVSPTKARQVLRVIQGMKAGDALYQLRFIPKKSARIVEGVLKSALANAEQKGMDLEKLYIQKAVADEGPMYKKWLPRAHGRATMLRKRTSHITLVLIEKEED; the protein is encoded by the coding sequence ATGGAAGCAAGGGCGGTTTTAAGGTATGCAAAGGTTTCACCCACGAAGGCAAGACAAGTGCTCAGGGTTATTCAAGGTATGAAGGCGGGCGATGCCCTCTATCAGCTCAGGTTTATACCCAAAAAGTCCGCACGCATAGTGGAGGGCGTCCTAAAAAGCGCTCTTGCCAACGCGGAACAAAAGGGTATGGACTTGGAAAAGCTATACATTCAAAAGGCGGTGGCGGACGAGGGTCCTATGTATAAAAAATGGCTTCCAAGAGCTCATGGTAGGGCTACTATGTTAAGAAAAAGAACCTCTCACATAACCCTTGTGCTTATAGAAAAGGAGGAAGACTGA
- the rpsC gene encoding 30S ribosomal protein S3, with protein MGQKTHPIGFRVGVIRDWTSKWFAGKRDYTELLHEDIRIKDYIKKRYASAGISKVIVERMADKVKVRVLASRPGIIIGRKGAEVEQLKKDIEYITRGKDVIITVDEVRVPELDAQLVAEEIALQIERRVSHRRAMKRAIDNAFKAGAKGVKVQVKGRIGGAELARAEWFLVGRMPLQTLRADIDYGYAVAQTKYGVLGIKVWIYKGDVLKGGKEEIVKKIEEDLKKAEKEV; from the coding sequence ATGGGTCAGAAGACGCATCCCATAGGTTTTAGGGTTGGAGTTATCAGAGATTGGACTTCCAAATGGTTTGCGGGAAAAAGGGACTATACAGAGCTACTTCATGAAGATATAAGAATAAAAGACTACATAAAGAAAAGGTATGCATCCGCTGGGATATCTAAGGTTATAGTAGAAAGGATGGCGGACAAGGTAAAGGTGAGAGTTCTTGCCTCAAGACCGGGTATCATCATAGGTAGAAAGGGTGCAGAGGTAGAGCAGTTAAAAAAGGATATAGAATACATAACCCGCGGCAAAGATGTGATTATAACCGTAGATGAGGTAAGGGTCCCAGAGTTGGACGCACAGCTTGTGGCGGAAGAGATAGCCCTTCAAATAGAAAGAAGGGTTTCTCACAGAAGGGCTATGAAAAGGGCTATAGATAACGCCTTTAAGGCAGGTGCAAAGGGTGTAAAGGTGCAGGTAAAGGGTAGGATAGGTGGTGCGGAGCTGGCAAGGGCGGAGTGGTTTCTTGTAGGAAGGATGCCTCTGCAAACCTTGAGGGCGGACATAGACTACGGTTATGCAGTAGCCCAGACCAAATATGGAGTACTTGGCATAAAGGTGTGGATATACAAGGGAGATGTGCTAAAGGGTGGCAAGGAAGAGATAGTTAAAAAGATAGAGGAAGACCTCAAAAAAGCTGAAAAGGAGGTATAA
- the rplP gene encoding 50S ribosomal protein L16 yields the protein MSFLAPKKTKFRKIQRGTLKGKALRGNKVSFGEYGIQALESCWLTQRQIEAGRIALVRALRKGAKVWIQVFPDKPYTKKPNEVRMGGGKGDPEGFVAVVKPGRILYEFSGVPKEVAEEAHRLVDAKLPIKTRLVKAGGMKG from the coding sequence ATGTCCTTCTTAGCACCTAAAAAGACAAAGTTTAGAAAAATACAGAGAGGGACACTAAAGGGAAAGGCTCTTAGAGGTAATAAGGTCTCCTTTGGTGAATACGGTATACAAGCACTTGAGTCCTGCTGGCTCACCCAGAGACAGATAGAAGCTGGCAGGATAGCCTTAGTGAGGGCTCTTAGAAAGGGTGCAAAGGTATGGATACAGGTATTTCCAGACAAGCCCTACACAAAAAAGCCTAACGAAGTTCGTATGGGTGGTGGAAAAGGCGACCCAGAGGGCTTTGTGGCAGTTGTGAAACCAGGAAGGATACTATATGAATTTTCTGGAGTTCCTAAGGAGGTAGCGGAAGAGGCTCACAGGCTGGTGGATGCTAAACTTCCTATAAAGACAAGGCTTGTAAAGGCTGGAGGTATGAAGGGATGA
- the rpmC gene encoding 50S ribosomal protein L29, which produces MKTKDLRKLSLQDLIKKEQELRRELFRLRIKKKVEGLPNPMQIRNTRRDLARVLTLIKEKQLRGEG; this is translated from the coding sequence ATGAAGACCAAAGACCTAAGAAAGCTAAGTCTTCAGGACCTTATTAAAAAGGAGCAAGAGCTTAGAAGGGAGCTTTTTAGACTTAGGATTAAGAAGAAGGTAGAAGGGCTTCCAAACCCCATGCAAATAAGAAACACAAGAAGAGACCTTGCAAGGGTCCTCACCCTTATAAAAGAAAAACAGCTGAGAGGTGAAGGATAA
- the rpsQ gene encoding 30S ribosomal protein S17 yields MKRKELVGYVVSDKMDKTVVVKVDRREAHPIYKKHIIKSKKYHAHDPNNECKVGDLVVIRETRPLSKTKRWVVVKILQRAKSPEEALKE; encoded by the coding sequence CTGAAGAGAAAAGAACTTGTGGGTTACGTTGTGAGCGATAAGATGGATAAGACGGTGGTTGTAAAGGTAGACAGAAGGGAGGCTCACCCTATATACAAAAAGCACATAATAAAGAGCAAGAAGTATCATGCTCATGACCCCAATAACGAGTGCAAGGTTGGAGACCTTGTGGTTATAAGAGAGACAAGACCTCTTTCTAAGACCAAGAGATGGGTGGTGGTGAAGATACTACAAAGAGCTAAATCTCCGGAGGAAGCACTTAAGGAATAA
- a CDS encoding LPS-assembly protein LptD has product MFSFLFLFLFFSFSFSLEIFSGRLEKLPDGRFKATGNVEAYYKEYYIKAEFMTYDPQKRIVYAKEEVYIKSVDGRFEVKGSEALLDLERDVGYFLDAEGRFEKFNFTAKRFEKEGEAYSIQEGSITTCPPDRKEMKLCFSRARVSQRYVFSENNTLQLFRVPIAYLPITLFPVGERRSGLLPPTIGSNTYNTLIYQQPIYWAISKNKDATLTLDLRDKQAKGLSLEYRHSMKKNLDLTGTLSFYKEPTPPDKWWQGRDPSTFRENRYRIKADIDLGDLKVGVDTISDPYFMQDVYFTTRDRTVPYLTSYITYKREWERFLFTFDARRFYDTTSPNNKETLQRLPEIGFYLKDTPVLQNLYFNLSASYTNFYREEGLRAQRLILFPEFSIPKHVFGLNLLSTLTFENIAYMDVKGGRFEDKSIFGSIRYRESLPYFYKLHLGGFDLRNTFELSYSYRPKGFKNPRFDDLDSIDKESLLSYTLKSYGYHKEKLLYSLFLAGGYNHLGRFTYAGQEVREKFLPIRAILWLYPTDWLRLSSDSLYDPVHGRLLRSIGSLTISGEGKSITLGRTLEKNYDGSVVNDQYNLSASALYRNASLFFGIIRDSKVNKDLQRQVGMEYKGACWSLGILLRDIYDGTRQKYLKEVFLTFNVFDLQRFTVPLKR; this is encoded by the coding sequence ATGTTCTCTTTTCTATTCCTTTTCCTTTTCTTTTCCTTTTCTTTCTCTTTGGAGATTTTTTCCGGAAGGCTTGAGAAATTGCCAGATGGAAGATTCAAAGCTACTGGCAATGTAGAGGCTTACTACAAAGAATACTACATTAAAGCTGAGTTTATGACCTACGACCCGCAAAAGAGAATCGTTTACGCAAAGGAAGAAGTATACATAAAGTCTGTAGATGGAAGGTTTGAGGTAAAAGGAAGCGAAGCACTCCTTGACCTTGAAAGAGATGTGGGATACTTCCTTGACGCAGAGGGCAGGTTTGAGAAGTTTAACTTTACCGCAAAAAGGTTTGAGAAAGAGGGAGAAGCCTACTCTATACAAGAAGGCTCAATAACCACATGTCCACCAGACAGAAAAGAGATGAAGCTGTGCTTTTCAAGGGCAAGGGTATCTCAAAGGTATGTGTTTAGTGAAAACAACACCCTACAGCTTTTCAGAGTGCCTATAGCCTACCTGCCTATAACCCTCTTTCCTGTAGGAGAGAGAAGGTCTGGGCTTTTGCCTCCTACTATCGGTTCAAACACGTATAACACTCTTATATACCAACAACCCATATATTGGGCTATATCAAAGAACAAGGATGCTACACTAACCCTTGACCTAAGAGATAAACAGGCAAAGGGTCTTTCCCTTGAATACCGTCATTCTATGAAAAAGAACCTTGACCTCACTGGAACTCTCTCTTTTTACAAAGAACCTACTCCGCCTGACAAATGGTGGCAAGGTAGAGATCCATCAACTTTTAGGGAAAACCGCTACAGAATAAAGGCTGACATTGACCTTGGAGACTTAAAGGTTGGCGTGGACACTATTTCAGACCCATACTTTATGCAGGATGTGTACTTCACCACGAGAGATAGGACCGTGCCTTATCTTACCTCTTACATAACCTATAAGAGGGAATGGGAAAGGTTTCTTTTTACCTTTGATGCAAGGAGGTTTTACGATACTACCTCTCCTAACAATAAAGAGACTCTCCAGAGACTTCCTGAAATAGGGTTTTATCTTAAGGATACTCCTGTATTGCAGAACCTCTACTTTAACTTGAGTGCTTCTTACACAAACTTTTATAGAGAAGAGGGGCTTAGAGCCCAAAGACTTATTCTTTTTCCGGAATTTTCAATACCAAAGCACGTTTTTGGTCTTAACCTGCTTTCCACCCTTACCTTTGAAAACATAGCCTACATGGACGTAAAAGGAGGGAGATTTGAAGATAAAAGCATATTTGGAAGTATTCGCTACAGAGAAAGTCTTCCATATTTTTATAAACTTCATCTTGGAGGGTTTGACCTTAGGAACACCTTTGAGCTGTCATACTCTTACAGACCCAAGGGCTTTAAAAATCCAAGGTTTGATGACCTTGACAGTATAGACAAGGAAAGCCTTTTGTCTTATACCCTTAAGAGCTACGGTTATCACAAGGAAAAGCTTCTCTATAGCCTATTTCTTGCTGGCGGATATAACCACCTTGGTAGGTTTACCTATGCAGGGCAAGAGGTGAGAGAAAAATTTTTACCAATTAGGGCTATACTCTGGCTCTATCCCACAGACTGGCTTAGGCTTTCTTCAGACAGTCTCTATGACCCAGTTCATGGACGTCTTCTGAGGTCAATAGGTTCACTTACCATAAGCGGTGAGGGTAAGAGTATAACTTTGGGTAGAACCTTGGAGAAAAATTACGATGGTAGCGTAGTCAACGACCAGTATAACCTGTCCGCTTCCGCACTCTATAGAAACGCAAGCCTATTCTTTGGTATCATTAGGGACAGCAAGGTTAACAAAGACCTTCAAAGGCAGGTGGGTATGGAATACAAGGGGGCTTGCTGGAGTTTGGGGATATTGCTAAGGGATATATACGACGGAACAAGACAAAAATATCTCAAAGAGGTTTTTTTGACCTTTAATGTCTTTGACCTTCAGAGGTTTACAGTGCCTCTGAAAAGATGA
- the rpe gene encoding ribulose-phosphate 3-epimerase, protein MKLLAPSILSADFWRLGEQVMACVEGGADLIHFDVMDGHFVPNITFGPVLLESIKKHCPLPLDAHLMIENPDKYIPDFIKAGAEMVSVHVENTPHIHRTLELIKSLGAKAGVVINPGTPLSALEEVVHYADFVLLMSVNPGFGGQKFIQRSIERLRKLKALLQDINPSVLIEIDGGIKEDNIVEVAKAGADILVVGSGIFHSEDIKAQTNKLKDMLIFSEAL, encoded by the coding sequence ATGAAGCTTCTTGCTCCCTCCATACTCTCTGCGGACTTTTGGAGGCTGGGCGAACAGGTGATGGCTTGCGTGGAGGGTGGTGCGGACCTTATACACTTTGACGTAATGGATGGACACTTTGTGCCTAACATAACCTTTGGTCCTGTACTTTTGGAAAGCATAAAAAAGCACTGCCCCCTTCCCTTAGATGCACATCTTATGATAGAAAACCCAGATAAATACATTCCTGACTTTATAAAAGCTGGTGCAGAGATGGTGAGCGTCCACGTTGAAAACACACCCCATATTCACCGCACCCTTGAGCTCATAAAAAGCCTTGGTGCAAAGGCTGGAGTAGTTATAAACCCCGGCACACCCCTTAGTGCATTGGAAGAAGTGGTACATTATGCGGATTTTGTGCTCCTGATGTCTGTAAACCCAGGTTTTGGAGGACAAAAGTTCATACAAAGGTCTATTGAGAGGCTAAGGAAGCTAAAAGCCCTTTTACAGGATATAAACCCATCAGTCCTTATTGAAATAGACGGTGGGATAAAAGAAGACAACATCGTAGAGGTAGCAAAAGCTGGTGCGGACATATTGGTGGTAGGCTCTGGCATATTTCATTCAGAAGATATAAAGGCACAGACCAATAAGTTGAAAGATATGCTCATCTTTTCAGAGGCACTGTAA
- a CDS encoding homoserine dehydrogenase, with protein sequence MKVKVGIVGCGVVGTGVVELLLKNSEIIKKKTGVELELSKVADRDWERQRAFHVPEGLRTTDYKEVIENSHIVVELVGGKGFAKELIKEALLKGKHVVTANKHLLAEEGEELFSLAQERGLHIGFEASVGGGIPIIKAVREALVGNNIKVVYGILNGTTNYILTRMLQEDVDFETALKEAKSKGYAEADPSLDIDGWDSAHKIAILSFIAFGSFLPFSRIHVEGIRNIELLDVELGRELGYTLKLLAIAKRREEELEVRVHPTFLPEEDPLAKVSDVFNAIMVEGDFVGKTMFYGRGAGSHPTASAVVSDIVDIACRLQSGQVCTYPINWEDKRIKLTEDFYSRYYLRFDVPDRPGVLASIAKVLADHHISIASVLQKEKVCKLAGREGEHIVPLVVLTHKAYESSMRRALQEMQTLPVVMGKPILIRVEEEAE encoded by the coding sequence TTGAAGGTTAAAGTTGGAATTGTGGGTTGTGGTGTGGTTGGCACTGGTGTAGTGGAACTTCTTTTGAAAAACTCAGAAATTATCAAAAAGAAGACTGGTGTAGAGCTTGAGCTTTCAAAGGTTGCAGACAGAGATTGGGAGAGACAAAGAGCTTTCCATGTGCCAGAAGGCTTAAGAACCACAGATTACAAAGAGGTCATAGAAAACTCTCACATAGTGGTTGAGCTTGTAGGCGGAAAGGGTTTTGCCAAGGAGCTTATAAAGGAGGCTCTTTTAAAAGGAAAACACGTGGTTACCGCCAACAAGCATCTACTTGCGGAGGAAGGAGAAGAGCTTTTTAGCCTCGCTCAAGAAAGAGGTCTGCACATAGGCTTTGAGGCTTCTGTAGGTGGTGGCATACCTATTATAAAGGCGGTAAGAGAAGCCCTTGTGGGAAACAATATAAAAGTGGTCTACGGCATACTCAACGGGACAACTAACTATATACTAACGAGGATGCTTCAAGAAGATGTGGATTTTGAAACCGCCCTAAAAGAAGCTAAAAGTAAAGGATACGCAGAAGCGGACCCATCTCTTGACATAGATGGTTGGGATAGTGCCCATAAAATAGCCATACTATCCTTTATAGCCTTTGGTAGCTTTTTACCCTTCTCTCGTATCCACGTGGAGGGCATAAGGAACATTGAGCTTTTGGACGTGGAGCTCGGAAGAGAGCTGGGCTACACCCTTAAGCTCCTTGCCATAGCAAAGAGGAGGGAAGAGGAGCTTGAAGTAAGGGTCCACCCTACCTTTTTACCAGAGGAAGACCCCTTGGCAAAGGTCTCTGATGTTTTTAACGCTATTATGGTAGAGGGAGACTTTGTGGGTAAAACCATGTTTTACGGTAGAGGTGCAGGCTCTCATCCTACTGCTTCTGCGGTGGTCTCAGATATAGTGGACATAGCCTGCAGACTACAGTCAGGGCAAGTATGCACCTATCCCATAAATTGGGAAGACAAAAGGATAAAGCTCACGGAGGATTTCTACAGCCGGTATTACCTTAGGTTTGATGTGCCAGACAGACCGGGCGTGCTGGCAAGCATAGCAAAAGTCCTGGCAGACCACCACATAAGCATAGCCAGTGTCCTGCAAAAGGAAAAGGTCTGCAAGCTGGCAGGAAGAGAAGGCGAACATATAGTGCCCTTGGTAGTCCTGACCCATAAGGCTTACGAAAGCTCCATGCGTAGAGCCTTGCAAGAGATGCAAACTCTGCCTGTGGTTATGGGAAAGCCTATTCTCATAAGAGTTGAAGAGGAGGCGGAATGA
- a CDS encoding SDH family Clp fold serine proteinase, protein MEQPFYNPLFPLVNFLWLFLLLAFLLIPFWRRFLLSKAREALIRQLEGKRGSRVITLIHRQESLGFFGIPIFRYINIEDSEQVLRAIRMTPPEMPIDLIVHTPGGLALASTQIANALVRHKGPVRVIVPHYAMSGGTLLALSADEIIMDPNAVLGPVDPQIGQMPAASILKVLEQKDIKDIEDQTLIMADIARKAIDQMKSYLLWLLTQNGMEEGKAERIAQELATGKYTHDYPLTVEYLKELGLNVSTDVPEEVYALMELFPQPMGSQVPSVQYIPVPYRTNHGGKP, encoded by the coding sequence ATGGAACAGCCCTTTTATAACCCCCTTTTCCCCCTTGTTAATTTTCTGTGGCTCTTTTTACTATTAGCCTTCCTCCTTATACCTTTTTGGAGAAGGTTTTTATTATCAAAGGCTAGGGAAGCACTTATACGACAGCTTGAGGGAAAAAGAGGTAGCAGGGTAATAACCTTAATACATAGACAGGAAAGTCTTGGCTTTTTTGGAATTCCCATATTCAGATACATAAACATAGAAGACTCGGAGCAGGTTCTAAGGGCAATTAGGATGACCCCTCCAGAGATGCCTATAGACCTTATAGTGCATACACCCGGTGGGCTCGCCCTTGCATCCACTCAGATTGCTAACGCTCTGGTAAGACATAAGGGTCCCGTAAGGGTTATTGTTCCTCACTATGCCATGTCTGGAGGCACGCTTCTTGCACTTTCCGCAGATGAGATTATAATGGACCCAAACGCAGTGCTTGGACCAGTAGACCCACAAATAGGTCAAATGCCTGCCGCCTCTATACTAAAAGTGTTGGAACAAAAAGATATAAAGGATATAGAAGACCAAACCCTCATAATGGCGGATATAGCTCGGAAAGCAATAGACCAAATGAAGTCCTACCTTCTTTGGCTTCTCACCCAGAACGGTATGGAAGAGGGAAAGGCAGAAAGGATAGCCCAAGAGTTAGCCACAGGTAAATATACTCATGACTATCCTCTTACCGTCGAGTATCTAAAGGAGCTCGGTTTAAATGTTAGCACTGATGTGCCTGAAGAGGTTTATGCTCTTATGGAGCTCTTTCCGCAACCTATGGGCTCACAGGTGCCTTCTGTGCAATATATTCCAGTTCCCTACAGGACAAATCACGGAGGTAAACCTTGA
- the alr gene encoding alanine racemase gives MSRAELRIGIRSLEGNIKSLYRFSQKPIIAVLKANAYGVGALQVALLMDKLEEISALAVACVEEGIDLRKVGVRKKILVLGGVLKGEEKAFVEYNLTPVVSHKEHLKALAGLNIPIQIKYDTGMGRLGFLEEVIKDDRVEGILSHLSSPLDEEYSKLQIERFVKILNHYRGLKYVHMESSAGVVYRIPFTTHIRVGLALYGEKPMPNYLVSLTPALELRAKILSVKTLPAGFSVSYSRTYITEKSTRVGVVAFGYADGLMKSLSNKAYLFYKGKPVKIIGNITMDMTMVDLTNTDAQVGDWIEIVGQNQSFTDLAKLAGTIPYELMTNLSSRIRRELCL, from the coding sequence ATGTCAAGGGCAGAGCTAAGGATAGGAATTAGGAGTCTTGAGGGTAATATAAAAAGCCTTTACCGCTTTTCCCAGAAGCCTATAATAGCTGTGCTGAAAGCTAACGCTTATGGCGTGGGTGCTTTGCAGGTGGCTTTGTTAATGGATAAGTTAGAGGAAATCTCCGCACTTGCGGTAGCCTGCGTAGAAGAGGGTATAGACCTAAGGAAGGTTGGTGTGAGAAAAAAGATACTCGTGCTTGGAGGGGTGCTAAAGGGTGAGGAAAAAGCCTTTGTGGAATATAACCTGACACCCGTAGTGTCCCATAAGGAGCATCTAAAGGCCTTGGCTGGGTTGAACATACCTATACAGATAAAATACGACACAGGCATGGGGAGATTGGGTTTTCTGGAAGAGGTTATAAAAGATGACAGAGTTGAAGGAATCCTTAGCCACCTTTCAAGCCCACTTGACGAAGAATACTCAAAACTCCAAATTGAAAGGTTTGTCAAGATATTAAACCACTACAGAGGTCTTAAGTATGTGCATATGGAAAGCTCCGCAGGAGTGGTATATCGCATCCCCTTTACCACTCATATACGCGTAGGACTTGCCCTCTATGGAGAAAAGCCCATGCCAAACTACCTAGTTTCTTTAACTCCAGCTCTTGAGCTTAGGGCAAAGATATTATCCGTAAAGACCTTACCTGCAGGCTTTTCTGTTTCTTACTCAAGGACATATATAACAGAAAAATCCACAAGGGTAGGTGTGGTCGCCTTTGGCTATGCGGACGGTCTTATGAAGAGCCTATCCAACAAAGCCTATCTTTTCTACAAGGGCAAGCCTGTAAAAATAATAGGAAACATAACTATGGACATGACCATGGTAGACCTTACCAATACGGACGCTCAGGTGGGAGACTGGATAGAAATAGTGGGACAAAATCAGAGTTTTACAGACCTTGCGAAACTTGCTGGAACTATACCCTATGAGCTTATGACTAACCTATCAAGTAGGATAAGGAGGGAATTATGCTTATAA
- the tmk gene encoding dTMP kinase — protein sequence MLITFEGIDGSGKSTQAKRLYEYLKAKGYKVSLYRDPGSTPLAEKIRELLLSFEMDPTTELLLFESARSSLVWERIFPDLKEGKIVILDRFIDSTTAYQGYGREINLGTVSILNHIAIRGRKPDITFLLNVPLEVALERIEGKKTRFEDKDYLRKVRDAYILMANQERERIVLLDGNRDVERVFEDILKVLRERFGLDI from the coding sequence ATGCTTATAACCTTTGAAGGTATAGACGGCTCTGGCAAGAGCACTCAGGCAAAAAGGCTTTATGAATACCTTAAGGCAAAGGGTTATAAGGTTTCCCTATACAGAGACCCAGGGTCTACGCCTCTTGCTGAAAAGATAAGGGAGCTTTTGTTAAGTTTTGAAATGGACCCAACCACGGAGCTTTTACTTTTTGAGTCCGCAAGGTCAAGCCTTGTGTGGGAAAGAATATTTCCAGACCTAAAAGAAGGCAAAATAGTAATTCTTGACCGCTTTATAGATTCCACAACCGCCTATCAGGGCTATGGCAGAGAGATAAACCTTGGCACGGTAAGTATTCTAAACCATATAGCCATCAGAGGTAGAAAGCCTGATATAACCTTCTTGCTAAATGTTCCCCTTGAAGTAGCCTTAGAGAGGATTGAGGGCAAAAAGACTCGCTTTGAAGACAAAGATTATCTCAGAAAAGTGAGAGATGCCTACATACTTATGGCAAACCAAGAGAGGGAAAGGATAGTGCTATTAGATGGAAACAGAGATGTGGAAAGGGTTTTTGAGGATATCCTTAAGGTTCTCAGAGAAAGGTTTGGGCTTGATATATAA
- a CDS encoding histidine triad nucleotide-binding protein: MQDCIFCKIVRKEIPSKGVYEDELVYAFHDINPVAPTHILIIPKKHIVGIQSFEPEDAPLVGHMFYVARKLGEELGYAPDEELNKGYRLVFNVGKDAGQSVFHLHLHFIAGRSMSWPPG; encoded by the coding sequence ATGCAAGACTGCATATTTTGCAAGATAGTAAGAAAGGAAATTCCCTCAAAGGGTGTTTATGAGGATGAGCTGGTTTATGCCTTTCATGATATCAATCCCGTTGCACCCACGCACATTTTAATAATTCCCAAAAAGCACATAGTTGGTATTCAAAGCTTTGAGCCTGAGGATGCGCCTTTGGTGGGTCATATGTTCTATGTGGCAAGAAAACTTGGAGAAGAGCTGGGCTATGCACCCGATGAGGAGTTAAACAAGGGCTATAGGTTGGTTTTTAACGTGGGAAAGGATGCAGGGCAAAGCGTCTTTCATCTTCATCTTCACTTCATCGCAGGGAGGAGCATGTCCTGGCCACCAGGTTGA
- a CDS encoding SAM-dependent methyltransferase, translating into MSQKVKEYYQRDFRKDFFTAPELDRVFGHALAEHLSKLVGDFEKPVFLELGGGSGVLAYDILQYLREKNPELYGRLKYYIYEFSPTLIEIQKRRLEEFRDKVFWCNSLFPLEGVVFSNEFFDCLPVHVLKEGRELFVEDGKEVWLEVKDQRLKEVIRRMGYEKIPHVLELCIDCIDFLREISKNLVRGYHLVIDYGYTSEEISRFPQGTVVGYSSHKVDINPLKSVEPVDITAHVNFSLLEEYGKDFGLERVYLKSLRDFLLESSAFVEEFYRLSEFENPEDIERLSRLKTMLVSMGERFRVLLQRALSSNS; encoded by the coding sequence ATGTCTCAAAAGGTAAAGGAGTATTATCAGAGAGATTTTAGAAAGGATTTCTTCACTGCACCAGAGCTTGACAGAGTCTTTGGTCATGCACTGGCAGAGCACCTTTCAAAGCTGGTAGGAGACTTTGAAAAACCAGTTTTCCTTGAGCTGGGTGGAGGAAGCGGTGTCCTTGCCTATGATATTCTCCAATACTTAAGGGAAAAAAATCCAGAGCTGTATGGCAGGCTTAAATATTACATTTACGAATTTAGTCCTACGCTTATAGAGATACAGAAGAGGAGGCTTGAGGAATTTAGAGATAAGGTTTTTTGGTGTAATAGCCTTTTTCCCCTTGAGGGTGTGGTCTTTTCCAATGAATTCTTTGACTGCCTACCGGTGCACGTATTGAAAGAAGGAAGGGAGCTATTTGTGGAAGATGGCAAGGAAGTATGGCTTGAGGTCAAAGACCAAAGGCTCAAGGAGGTGATAAGGAGAATGGGCTATGAGAAAATCCCTCATGTGTTAGAGCTTTGCATAGACTGTATAGACTTTTTGAGAGAAATATCTAAAAACTTGGTAAGAGGTTATCATCTTGTAATAGACTATGGCTACACTTCTGAGGAAATAAGCAGGTTTCCTCAAGGCACGGTTGTTGGTTATAGCTCTCATAAAGTGGACATAAACCCACTGAAAAGCGTAGAACCTGTAGACATAACCGCACACGTAAACTTTTCTCTTTTAGAGGAGTATGGAAAAGACTTTGGCTTGGAGAGGGTTTATTTGAAAAGTTTGAGAGATTTTCTTTTAGAGAGCAGTGCCTTTGTGGAGGAGTTTTATAGGCTTTCTGAGTTTGAAAATCCCGAGGACATAGAAAGACTTTCACGTCTAAAAACTATGCTTGTGAGTATGGGTGAGCGTTTTAGGGTATTACTTCAAAGAGCCCTAAGCTCCAACTCGTAG